GAATGCTTCTTCCCCCTTCTGCAAACACTGATGACTTTATACCACATGAGGTTTAAAGGATGCATCACCTGCTGAATAGGCTTGGGTTCAAGGGCAGTCTAAAAGCATAGAGCAGAGTCCCGCTTACAGCGGGGTCTGCTGCAGGCTGTCAGTGCCAGCGCTGCGGGCACACCTGGAATAAAGCACCACTCAGCAGGCAAGTGGGGCACCAGGATCTGGCACCATGTTAGGGAAAAGAAGCTGCATTTATCTGAAGCACTTGACTCATCCAGGGTCTGTGGAGGACTGAGCTGCACAGACAGAGCATCCAACCCAGGGAATGGGcgaggcagggaggcaggggagaaggcTTTCAGACCCCATTCCCAGAAGCAGGCGAGGTATCTCTGTGTGCTAGACCCATGGAGGCCAGCTCTTTGGTTCAGGGGAAATTAATGGGTTGTTCTAAAGAACATCAAGCCATCTTTTCTGACCTAGTCCACATGGTTTTCAGGTTCACCCCCAGAGCGCCATATTCTATGGGTCAAACACCTTTGCTACTGCAAACTCCTACACAAAAGACCTCCTCCCTCCTATTATGAATGGGAGTCAGAGACAGAGATATCAATGTAGAAACCAGCACAGGAGGAGCAAAACTGTGAGGCAGAGAGAGACGACCACATGCTCATGCCGGCCAAGTGTGAGGCAATCAGAAGACTCCCGCTGTGTCCaccttttcccctctgctccatCTCTTACAGGCAGCTGCTACTGAAGATCTTCTGCAAGATGGAAGTGATgacaaaatctgtttttgttaaatctcttcttcctcttcactAACAACATCCTTCAGGTCCTGAGGCCCCTGTTCTGCTCTCTCTTTTACATAGGCTGCCTTGATCTGTTCCAGCTCacacagctctgcctccagctcttCCCTGTGCATTGACCGCCGGTTCCTCAGCAGTTTCATGGGGAAGGGGTTTAAGTCATTGAAGGCAATGTTCATCAGCTTCCTATGAAGGAAAAGACAAGTCTGGTAAACTGATTTACTGGCTGGTAACAGATGCTACCAGATAGGCCAAGCATATCCCTGGGTAGGCAAAGAATAGGGCCTCGGATTTCAACTTGCTGAGCTCAGAAGTCACCAAGCAGCAGAGTCTTAAAGGAACCACAGCCAATTCCTTCTCACACAAACACCAACCCAAGCAAGGCTTTAAACAGTCTTACACCACACCCCCTTTTAAGGTACCAGTGTGCTGCCACCAGTCAGGAGACAGTGGATCAGAACCCAATTCTGATGGCCTCTGTGGGAGGAACATTCTTGATGTTGAGCTCTTCTGATCACAGAAATCTTCCTCTTAGACACATGTTGCCATTAAGGGTTGTGAGTGGTGGTGCGTTCCCAAATACCCCAACTACAGCTGCAAGAAACCTAGCAAGTGGCAGTACAAgttccagctgctgccagaagGAGGCTGGCCCAGACTTTGTGGCCTGCTCTGCTGTAGCATTCCTTTGCCCAAGCCAGAAAGACTTGAAATAACAACATTAAGGGGAAGTCAAAAAGGTACAAACTGATCCATGTCCCATGGAACTGACAAAGTGCATGCATCTCTCCTAACAGACTGGTCACAAATCTTTTTAGGCTGACCTAACAGGCAAGCAAGTACAAACCCAGGATGGAAGGTTTTCTACAACCCACAGTCCTACCTGCCATCCGTGATCATTCTTGTGAAAAAGCGTAGATACTGGTAGATCTCCACACTGTCATGAATTCTTAGAATTTCCTCCTCGTTGTATTTAAAAATCGCAAGAGCATAGCGGAAAATCACCTGGAGGGTTGAAAGATATTTGGGTTGACACAGTCTTAGGCAGTTGAGAGACCAGGCCCTCCTGGCATAAAACACGGGGTGGGGCACACAACGCTGCAGTACAGGCTGGACACTGAGCTTCTCCTGCTCTCAATAGGCTGTGTTAGGGCAGGCCTACCTAAAGAAGCTCAGAGCTAATCCTATGAGAGTGGTCCTCCATAAGCTAATTTACAGCCCCAGAGCATACCAGGTCCTCCAAAATGACCCCAAAGGGATTTCACAAAGGTTCTCTGGTTCTCCCTACGCACAAGGGCAATGCAAGACTCACGTTTTCAGACACTAACCCTTCTTCTGCTCTCTGTATCTGTCATACTTTCAGCTGTCTCTGGGTCACAGAGCAGAAGACACCATGGCCTGTCAGAAAGCTATTTCATGCAGGACTACGTGCTAAAAAGTGCCAGGGACACTGTGCACAGCATCAGGGACTAGCTCTGCCTATCAGCAGCAAGTACACAGACAGCACAGAGGCTGGGAGGCATCAAACAGGCGGGATAGGACAACAGGCTCAACCCCACATCTCTTTGACACATGTGTATGTCCATCGCCCTGCCGTCATGTCATGGATGTGGTACAGATGGAAGGAAGGCCTAGACTGAGAGTTGCACCTTAGTTCCCTCGTACAAGAAGGCATCCCACACTCGCAGAAGGATGTCGCTGACCAGGCTGTCCACAAAGGCCACCAGAAACCAATTGAAGGTGATGAGTGAGACATCAATCCGGTACTGCTCAAAATGAGCCATGAGACGAGGCAGCTTCTCTGACAGGAAGTCTTTGAAGACTCTCTGATCTACCTAAAgttgacaaaaaagaaaactatgaaGTCCTAGCTAAGAGCAGTCCTGGTGTTTGAGAAGAGTAGTGGTACAACTGGACAGCGGCTCATGCATGCCACAGCAATCACTGGTGCTGCTTTCTATCTAACCACACCCTAGGAAAAGCGGAGGTTCCTTTCTCTCCCAAACATTCAAAATTACTGAGCAGAGTACTTGTATGCTGTACCCAGTGAAAGGTGTGGAGCAGAAACAGGGTCAAGATACAAGCAGAGATACATACATTCTTCTCACTCAGAGGATCATATTCCTTCCCAACCTCAAAGTCAAGAGGGAAAATGCTGCCCCATCTTCCTGCGTCAGTCTTACTGGGATTTTCTGTGATGTCATGAGCATCCAACTGAATGACAGGGATTAAAACCTGCCCAGGTCTGAATGACCGCGCATGGCCCAACAAAATAAACACCTAGAATCTCTCTGACTTCACAAGCAGGACCTGACCTTCTCACTTGGCTTCTCTTTGTGGTCTGAGTActttctgtgctctgcttctGGTTGCATGAGTCAGGACACAGAAATGCAGTTGGTGAGATCCTTGACCCAGGTTTATAAAGGCTTCATCTCAGGGAAGGCGTGGCTTCATGAGAGGAAGTACTGAGGAGCAAGACCATGGTTAGGTCTTCCCCTTTGCCATACACACTACTGCCCCAGCTGTGGCACAGTGGTACAAACCAGATGAGGTGATATGCTTGGTCTTTAAAATCTGCAAGAGCTAAACCTTAAGTTTTCTGGCCAACTCAGAGCTTTCACTTTATCAAGCCAACCCTCAAAGCATCACCCTAGACCTTCCTCTTTATGTGGGTCTTGGCTAGACTTTCAGAGACCAACCATGAGGTCAGGAAGCCTTTCTGAAAAAGGCTCCCTCAGCTGACAGTCTTTTCTCACCAAATGCGGGGAGCCTCTATGTCTTCAGTCTGCCATGTTTTCCCTGTCAATCACTATTTTTCAAGTATTGAGCACTGCCTAATAAATCTCACAGCTAACACTACCTACTTCGGGTAGACATTTTGCTATCTGCACAGTGAtttggctgcttctgcagtCTGTGGCTTGGCTTCTCCACCAGTCCACCACTGTCCCAGTAAACATTAGTCAACCAATTCAGTGGCACAATCAGACACTCTCAGTTACCGATGCCTGTAGCCTCATCTACTGTGGACCCACAGATACAACCCTCTTCTCTCTAAAGGGACCACACACAATGAAGACACTGAGGTCACAGCCAGGCTCAACAGACTGGGCACTGCTGGGTGTGGGTGTATGGGCACACAATTACAGTTCCATTCAACTATATGGGATTTATCTGCCTCTGCATCTGCCTGGGGGACATAGATAATATGTCTTCAAAACCTTGAAATCCAGTGACTTTGAACCAGGACGGTAAGTTACGCACAGAACAACATTTTACATCAGAGGGCTTTCTGATCTGCAGGCAACCCCAAAGCCAGAACTAACACTGTATTTTATCATGAACTGAGGCAAGTACAGTAAATATAAAAACCTCAGTATTTTCTTCCATCTGCACATGGCACTCCAAAGGGCTGCAGAATGGTGTCTTATTCATACTTAGTTTTACACATGTCAGAGTTTACTGCTTCACCTCTACTAGGCCCTCCCTAAAATAAATAACCGTGCAATTAATAGGCACCTTCCTTCTGACTAATCTGACCTTCAGGTGACTACTCAGGAGTGGTGCCCCATTTCCTAGTGTTGGGGATCAATTTTGCTGCTCCTGTGCATGTAACAACTTTGTCCTCTCAAGTATACAAGACCTCTGCAATGGAAGGGACTACAAGGTGGTATCACTGTCCTGTCAGAAATCACAGTGCAGGTTGACTGCTTGCTTTTAAACCTTTACTGTAAGTTGCTGTATCAGAGTCCAAGCAGATGGGATGATGCCCAGCTCACCTGTGACGTTATCAGTGTGTCACTGTAGTAGTCTGCCGGCATTAGGTTTTCCACAATATGGACTAGGCACCAGAAAGCACTTTCCTCATCTTCCAGGACCAGGAGGGCAACAGCTGCCAATCTGTGATAGACAAGGCATGGTCAGGCAATGCAACACTACAGGAGAAGACACAGGCCAGCACAGGAACTTCAGAATCGAAGATTCCTCTTGGCATGTCTCTAGCTCCATGACCATCCAAACCATCAAACTTGGCAGGACAGCTGGTCAGAGGGGCAAGTGATCTGttctgcagttttctgaagGAACCATGGGGCTGTGATTTTCTTTCCCATGTGCCTCTGTCAGCAAACAGGAAGCATCAAATACAGAACTGGTGTGTCAAAGCCAGACTCCCCAACTAATGGGATGTTCTGTAGATCTGCTGAAGTTAGcagtgtgctgcttttggctgtttCAGTACAGGAAAGAGCTCCCTCAGAGATACTCCATATTATGTGACATAGCTCACCTTCCCACACATTCTCCTACAGCCCTTACCTCCTTCAGCTCTGTCTTACACCTTTTCAGCCAGACCAGAAAGATGAGCTTTAATATCAAGGGCTCTCTAGAGtggaaaatgtctttctgaagaCTGTCCAAAGAACAACAGGAATAGGTTACACAGACTTTCCTCATGTGAAAAGGTCCAACCAGAAATTCCTTTCTTTCAGCTAGTACCTGGTGCCTCTTTTACTTGGCGGCACACTTCTTAGAAGTCTGGTTTTATCTTTCCTATAGCCTTCTTTGGGAAGTGAAAGCTTTTAGATTCCTGAACCTTGTCTTTCCAGACAGAAcaaccccagtttcctcagccTGTCATGTCACTTGCTACAACTCCCTCATCTCTAACACTTCCCAACATTTCCTCCAACCCTACTAAGCAAAAAGAGGAATCACCAGGGTGGTGTTCTGCTGAGCACACAAAGACTTAGAAATCCAGCCCCAGTCTCCTGCTGTTATTCTGGGACTGCCTCACTCCTATAGCTGCTCCTTCCTATTCTGTAACTATGGAGATGCCAAAAAAGTGCATCCTGTTCCTTGCTTGATCCCAACAACCACACTGGGTGAAAAAAGACACCAGATGCAGAATTCTGCAGGAAAATACTGAGAGCTACGACACAACTCTAGAGAGGCAGGAGCCTCAGGTTGCTTGAATCACAGCCTAGAGCACGTGTCTACACCTTCTCAGTGCTATCCCATGAAGAAGCAGTATACCTGGCTCCTCACCTGTTCAGTCCCTGGCAGTATCCAATGGCAGGATTGTGCCAGGAGAATGCCAGCAACACCCTCCGGAGCCTGGGGATGAGTtgggaggtgggagaggaaaaatgttTGTTGTTGGTCAGAGTGCGGGGCAGGTCGAGTTCAATCTGCCGGCAGGCAGGGTGCTCtgtgcttttgctctgctgtaaCAGCCGCTGGTAGTGGTCAGGTAGATGATTGCCATGCCGGCTGACAATCCACCTCCAGACCCGTTGCCGATGCTCCACTGGAATGCCACTTCGGATCAGGcttttcagctctgcagagggggtCAGCTCTCCACCACTGTTCCACCTGTCACGGAGGGGCTTTTCCACTACTTCCTGGCTCCGCAGGTTGTTGGACTTTATCTCCAGGGCTTGGATTTTGGCCAGAAGTTTCCAGTCCTCAACTTCATAGTCAGGTACAGTCATAAACCCATACTCATCATACTCACTGGGGAGACACAAGGCAGAGATTAGCTCAAAGGACAGTGCTGGTACCTGCATTAAGGGCCACTCACTGTTTGCGACCATGCCAGCTACAGCCTGCTGCCAGGTTCCTGTcacccatgctggagcacaggTACTTGTCCTTCACTCCTCTGGAAGCTGCACACGACAATCTGTCGTGCCCACTGTCTCAGACCCTTGAAGACAAATGAGAGTATGCAGCAATGGCATACACACAGGAACTCAAGTTTAACTCTAAGCTACAGCACAACCTCATCAGACCTCTCTCACCTACTCCCCTGACCCTAAGGGAGTATCTAGCTCAACCCGTGTACCTTCTCCCTACCACGTCCTAGCACAGAGACAGTTCTGTAGGAAGGGACTGCAAAGACTTTGAGGCATCAGACCAAAGAACAGAGATCCACAGTCCCTTCTGATGTGCCCTTGTACACAATGCAAATCTCCTACTGATCAGAAAACACCAGAAGCACTGATAGTACAGCTTGTTGAGGGTTTGCACATCATCTGTCCACAGGCTGGGATACTTGTAAGAAATCATTATATCCTTGACAGAGAGACAAAGCCTGGCCTTGGAGTCTTATCTCCAAAGCTATCTCAAGAATTCTGCGAGTCTGACCAACCTGATGAAATAGAAACTGCTACAGAACTGGGGCACTAACTGGGCAggagaacacacacacaaatgcaagGGCGCCAGCAGCACTGGTGGCAAGGCTCTCTGGAGGCCTCCAGTCCAGCCCCCCTTCATTGCAAGATTGTCCCCAGCACTAGAACAGGGCAACGGTGGTTTTCTATGGCTGGGACTCAAAAACTCCAAAGGATGGAGATACCCCACCTCCCAGGTGGCCTCCTCTCCTACAGAAGGAGTAATCCTCATGTCAAGTGTTTACCTTCCATGCACACCATAGGTGTTGTCGATAtctcacagaaaatgaaatgttccaCTAAGTAATAACAATGGATCACGTgagctctgcaaaacagaatctGGTGGTCAGAGGAGGGAACAGGGAGATAGGGAGGCATTTGTTTTACAACTCTATCCTTAAAGAACTGAAAGACTGATAAAAGGaaacatcctgcctcagaagatGCCAAAAGCTGCCTATTAAAGTAAAAAGGAAGACAGCTAATTGGGATGTTTATGCACGTTGGtaagaactaaaactaaatGTCCTTCAGGTGAACTAAAAATCATGCCCATAGGTCAGAAAGCCCCCTGctcaaataagccccttactTGCTGAGCATGCGTGGCAAATTGAAAGGGAGCTGTACATTTAagatgaaatgagaaagaaactaaccaaTGATTAGCTGGGGGCAGGACTATTAGCTGTGattgacacatttaactgtataaatagcTTGTAGTTCCTTGCTGCTGTGTTCCTgctttgtggagttaccacctagcacccatctttgcaaatatgaaatgaataaaatacctcgctctgtgtgtattttatgTGATTTGCACACTGGGTGAATGAACCCACTTTCGGAAAACAGTTTTGGTGACCCAGAGGGGACCGCACTGACAGCCTCACCTGGACCATCTTGCTGTACCCAACGGGGAGAAGGGGACTGATTGTACTCCAGCACTCACCGACCTACTGATCGGGGACTCCCATCAGCTCATCTCCTGCATTCAAGCGCTAAGTGGCACATGGCGTAATGCTATTTGAAGGAGGTATTTTAAGGGGAAAAGGGGGCAAGACTGAGATCTTTCAAGGAAGCAGTTGGAGTTGGTTTTTGTATTAGCTCTGCACAAGATGCATCAGGAAATATATGCAGCAACAGTGCAGTTTCGTTTCTACACATTGTATTTGTGACATAGGGAGAAAATCCCTCATTTTGTATTTGGAATTTGTTGTGTATGAAATGCTGGGGTCTTTTTTGGTACCAAATTGGGTTCCACTGCTTCCAGGAAGGGTCCTTTTTGTTCTCCCATAGGATGCATCATAAAGAATTGGAGTAAATTTGGAGGGGACCCCATGACTAAGAACAAATTTAAACAGTATTACAATCAATGGTGGCTACAATATCAACTAAAGGATGGTGAAAGATGGCCTGAAAATGGGTCTTTGAAATATAACACTATATTAGAGCTAATGTTGTTTTGtcaaagaaatgagaaatgggACGAGATACTgcatgttgatttgttctttatatTAAGAGACAACTAGgataagggaaaaaagtgtgGTCTGGTGGATTCAAAACATCAGAATGGAATATATTCTTtaacaaagaaaagggaaaaaaggaaaaagaaagtttgaGCTGTGCTGACTGTaagatggaaagaaacaggTCAGAGGATATGAGAAAGATACTCAGCTATTGGTAGCCCCTCTGAAACAGTTAGGATTGGAGTCTGTAAGTAGGGAGTTTTGAAAACACGCTCAAGTGACTTACAGCTGGGGTGCTGAAAAACACATATGTCATTCTAATTGTTGTTTTGTGCTAGACAAGTAAAACATCTGTATTTAGATAACACAGGCATGAGATAGGCATGTTCAGTAGGCTGCCTCTAAATCTAAgattcctgccctgctgtgggaaTGATCAAAGCACAGTGGTAAATTATGCATGTGAATCCTTGAAATATGGGCAAAAACAGCAGCTTCAGTGACCACCTAGGAAGGACGGAGCTCCACAGTGCCTGCATCCCCACTTGTGTGCCTCTTCCCGGTTGCCACTTCGGGGATCCCTTGGTTAGTGAGGTAACGAAAACAAATTTACTCTTTGCATTTCAACCACGGTTTTGTGATTGTTCCTgtgtcctgcctgtgctggctcAGACATGTGGCGCAGTCAGCAGGATCCAGAAACACTTAGGCCATGGCTGGAAAAAAAGTCGGGGACTGGGGAGGCCACAGTGTTGACTCCCCATATTCTGGGATGGCCCAGTACTGAGCACTGGACCCCCATGGCCACTCTTCTGACTACACCAGCTCCACCAGAAGCATGGCTTGAAATAGATGACAGGGCGGTGGTTACCCCCCACCGCAGACAACTAAAACGGCTACACGCAGGTtgccacagaaagcagcatcagATTCTTCTCACAAGTTAGCGGGGAGATTGGGATGGTTATTAGTTACCAGCCTTAGAGCACTTGACAGTGAATTTGTTGCATTACAGAGTAAAATAAGAGAACTGGTAAAAGAAGTCGGGACTTTACAagatgcaaaggcaatcacaCAAGAAGTAATTACTACTCAAGCAGAGTGGTACGTGACAggtttgattggaatgtgctagatcaAATCTATAGCTGTcgttgctgtttagctattaatggGCAGGCTTCTGCGCTTGCCACAgggcttgcttgccttactATGTGTTAGAATCTAGTCCTTGCCAGTGgctgcttttttgctttcactgctgtaTTGCTGGTCATCTGACTCCGCTGTGCATGGGAACATTTTGGTAACACCAGTGGCTTATGCGTGGGATACAGGACCCAGTCCAGATAGGGTAGCAGTAACAACAAGTATCAAAACATAGTTTTTGAGAGGAGTGCCTGCCTCACTAAAACCCTTGATTATACCAGCAGTGACAAATACAGAAGGTAATACAGACACCCCAGCAAATACCTTGAGGAAAATTGGGGCTGTAATTTAGGGACCATCTGTTCAGGTGGTGAATAAAGGAAAgccagcaaaaccaaaaggagtTACAGCACaaggaaacaaatgcagaaCGATCTTGTACAAGCCAGTGTCCCAAGATCAGAAATATATGGGCTGATAACTAGTGGTAAGGGACCTTTAAGCAAGTCTAAGGTAAGCGTTGTTGGTGCTACAGGGAATAAAACTTTGAGGCTGTTTTTACAGCCTATGGAGCTCACAACTGGGAATACCAAATTAACACATGAATTCCACTATATGCCAGAATGTTCTTTACTATTACTTACACAGGATTTACTCTGTAAATTAAATGTGCAATTAACCTTCTCTGAAGATTCTGCCTAGTTACATATTCCCCCAGAGAACACATGGAGAGCCCAGGTATGCCTGCTAATTGAGAAGGATCCTgcagaagaaggaaatattCCAGGTGAAGTATTAGATGCTGTAATACCTGTGGATTGGTCATCAGGAATGCCGGGAATGAAACTGTAGTGTAGACTGAACTAAAATTAGGACGCCAGCCATTAAGAGAGGAACAACACCCTATTAAACTGGAAGCCCAGAATGGATTAGAACCAGTGATAAATTCCTTTTTAGAACATGGACAGTTAAGGGAATGTCAGTCAGAATACAATACTGCTGTTTTGCCCGTAAAGAAGCTTCACTCTCAGGAATACAGGTTAGTAAAAAATTTACCATAAATCAACATAAGAACTACAGATGTACACCCTGTGGTCCCAAATCCATACACCCTCCTTGCCTCAATTCCTGACAGTAACACTTATTTTACAGTGTTGGACTTGaaagatgctttcttttcttacctCTGGGAGAACAGTCAGACCATctttgcctttgaatgggaaaaccCAGCTACAGGACAGAAGATGCAGCTCTATTGGACTGTCCTTCCCCAAGGGTTCAAAAATAACCCCACATTGTTTGGTAATGCATTGGCGAAGGAATTAGAGCAATGGCACAACGGGTATAATGCCATAACGCTGTTACAGTATGTAGACGATTTACTGACTGGTTCAGATACCTATGAAGAGTGTTTGGAAGCCACAACCAGCTTGCTTAATTTTCTGGGTTCAGCAGGTTACTGAGTTTCTAAAA
The DNA window shown above is from Phalacrocorax aristotelis chromosome Z, bGulAri2.1, whole genome shotgun sequence and carries:
- the TBC1D2 gene encoding TBC1 domain family member 2A isoform X4, producing MNSGFPGLPEELSKERNPNDKVGVLQQQILTLTEEVKSQKELVKLLHKALEAAQQEKRVSSMYLTAAEDKDRLELVRHKVRQIADLTSQLEALEQEKKELEQTLTLRDSHIQELKEHVQLLMEKNHAKQQVIMALTEQMARELSDPLQEANTITAETLFKQQEEIEHLKDDIDAYKTQNQFLNSEIHQVTRLWTSVAENEKALLMKCACLQARNCQMESKYLTVLRKLQEAVPGLPSSHADLVRNLIQEALQWDVKEEAEGFNLNPVSEYDEYGFMTVPDYEVEDWKLLAKIQALEIKSNNLRSQEVVEKPLRDRWNSGGELTPSAELKSLIRSGIPVEHRQRVWRWIVSRHGNHLPDHYQRLLQQSKSTEHPACRQIELDLPRTLTNNKHFSSPTSQLIPRLRRVLLAFSWHNPAIGYCQGLNRLAAVALLVLEDEESAFWCLVHIVENLMPADYYSDTLITSQVDQRVFKDFLSEKLPRLMAHFEQYRIDVSLITFNWFLVAFVDSLVSDILLRVWDAFLYEGTKVIFRYALAIFKYNEEEILRIHDSVEIYQYLRFFTRMITDGRKLMNIAFNDLNPFPMKLLRNRRSMHREELEAELCELEQIKAAYVKERAEQGPQDLKDVVSEEEEEI